Proteins encoded together in one Xiphophorus maculatus strain JP 163 A chromosome 13, X_maculatus-5.0-male, whole genome shotgun sequence window:
- the LOC111610453 gene encoding gastrula zinc finger protein XlCGF8.2DB-like, with protein MMIHTGEKPFTCVNCGKSFNRKRSLTHHMMIHTGDKSFSCVTCGKSFSGKYNLTQHMMIHTGEKPFSCVTCGKSFIRKQSLTQHMMIHTGEKPFSCVTCGKSFLQEPHLTRHMMIHTGEKSFSCVNCGKSFSGKYNLTQHMRIHTGEKQFSCVTCGKSFFQKHDLTRHVMIHTGEKQFSCMTCGKSFIRKHDLTQHMMIHTGEKPFSCVNCLKSFSHKANLTKHMRIHNGEKPFSCVNCGKCFIQKSNLTTHLMIHSGEKPFSCVTCGKSFIRKQDLTEHMM; from the exons atgatgattcacactggtgaaaagccgtttacatgtgtgaactgtgggaaaagttttaatcGAAAACGGAGTTTAACTCatcacatgatgattcacactggtgacaagtcattttcatgtgtgacctgtggaaaaagtttcagtggaaaatataatttaactcagcacatgatgattcatactggtgaaaagccgttttcatgtgtgacctgtgggaaaagttttattcgaaaacagagtttaactca gcacatgatgattcacactggtgaaaagccgttttcatgcgtgacctgtggaaagagttttcTTCAAGAACCGCATTTAACtaggcacatgatgattcacactggtgaaaagtcattttcatgcgtgaactgtggaaaaagtttcagtggaaaatataatttgactCAGCatatgaggattcacactggtgaaaagcagttttcatgtgtgacctgtggaaaaagtttttttcaaaaacatgatttaactcGTCAtgtgatgattcacactggtgaaaagcagttttcatgtatgacctgtgggaaaagttttattcgaaaacatgatttaactcagcacatgatgattcacactggtgaaaagccgttttcatgtgtgaactgtttaaaaagttttagtcataaagcgaatttaactaagcacatgaggattcacaatggtgaaaagccgttttcatgtgtgaactgtggaaaatgttttattcaaaaatcgAATTTAACTACGCATCTGATGATTCActctggtgaaaagccgttttcatgtgtgacctgtggaaaaagttttattcgaaaacaggatttaactgagcacatgatg